A window of Microcystis aeruginosa FD4 contains these coding sequences:
- the recN gene encoding DNA repair protein RecN: MLSCLQIENFTLIDRLELTFGNGLNVLTGETGAGKSIILDAIDIVLGGKVNHRVIRQGSQQSTLEATFSLTPELIAWLESQEIDLLDDNTLTISRELVITNNSLRSRSRINGVIANRQQMAQIRDFLVEITAQGQTVQLMDANRQRELLDLYGGESLLRQREKVATAYLNWQESKNSLNNRLQSEQNRLQRLDLLEYQLKELESANLTDANELEQLEQERNRLSHGVDLQNSSYQVYQLLYQNDRDQPAVADLLGKAENILTNMMIYDSSLEPILEMVRSALNQVVEAGQEINVYGDSLEADPERLNEIEERIVQLKRICRKYGPSLAEAIDYYQKLQQELAELTGEGQSIEELEKICQQQEKIYRETSTQLTFLRQETASQLEKQLVQELKPLAMEKVIFVCRIAPGNPSSLGVDQVVFYFSPNPGEKIQPLSSTASGGEMSRFLLALKSCFSQSQSAAATLIFDEIDAGVSGKVAQAIADKLDQLGQQYQVLCVTHQPLVAALADHHFRVYKQMIAEDNSTNLSEIRTVVRVTSLDNRQTRREELAQLTGGNSAAAAIAFAESLLEKAAAKKQQDLTLKLAD, from the coding sequence ATGTTATCCTGCCTACAAATTGAAAATTTTACCCTCATCGATCGCTTAGAATTAACTTTCGGGAACGGATTAAATGTACTGACCGGTGAGACGGGGGCAGGAAAATCGATTATATTAGATGCGATCGATATTGTTCTCGGTGGTAAAGTCAATCATCGCGTCATCCGTCAGGGCAGCCAACAATCAACCCTAGAAGCGACTTTTTCTCTGACTCCAGAATTAATTGCTTGGCTAGAAAGTCAGGAAATTGACCTATTAGACGATAATACTCTGACAATCAGCAGGGAATTAGTGATTACTAATAATTCCTTGCGTTCTCGTTCTCGGATTAACGGAGTTATCGCTAATCGCCAACAAATGGCGCAAATAAGAGATTTTTTGGTAGAAATCACCGCTCAAGGTCAAACAGTTCAGTTAATGGACGCTAATCGACAGAGGGAATTATTAGATCTCTACGGGGGTGAATCGCTGCTGCGGCAGCGGGAAAAAGTAGCGACAGCCTACCTTAACTGGCAAGAAAGCAAGAATAGTTTAAATAATAGGTTGCAATCGGAACAAAATCGCCTACAGAGGTTAGATTTACTAGAATATCAACTAAAAGAACTAGAATCAGCTAATTTAACTGACGCTAACGAGTTGGAACAGTTGGAACAGGAAAGAAACCGACTCTCCCACGGTGTCGATTTGCAAAATTCCAGCTATCAAGTCTATCAACTCCTCTACCAAAACGATCGCGATCAACCCGCTGTCGCTGATTTGTTAGGAAAAGCTGAAAATATCTTGACAAATATGATGATTTATGATAGCAGTTTAGAGCCAATTTTAGAGATGGTGCGATCGGCATTAAATCAGGTGGTGGAAGCGGGACAGGAAATCAACGTTTATGGGGATAGTCTAGAGGCAGATCCCGAGAGATTGAACGAGATAGAAGAGAGAATTGTCCAACTTAAGCGCATTTGTCGCAAGTATGGCCCAAGTTTAGCCGAAGCGATCGATTATTATCAGAAATTACAGCAGGAATTAGCGGAGTTGACAGGAGAAGGACAATCGATTGAGGAATTAGAAAAAATTTGTCAGCAACAGGAAAAAATCTATCGAGAAACTAGCACCCAGTTGACCTTTTTGCGACAAGAAACCGCTAGTCAACTAGAAAAACAATTGGTACAGGAATTAAAACCTTTAGCCATGGAAAAGGTGATTTTTGTCTGTCGGATTGCTCCGGGTAATCCTAGCAGTCTAGGAGTCGATCAAGTGGTATTTTATTTTAGTCCCAATCCGGGGGAAAAAATCCAACCTTTATCCAGTACCGCTTCCGGAGGAGAAATGAGTCGTTTTCTCCTAGCGTTAAAGTCCTGTTTTTCCCAATCCCAATCGGCAGCGGCAACCCTAATTTTTGACGAAATCGATGCGGGAGTATCGGGAAAAGTTGCTCAAGCAATTGCCGATAAATTAGATCAATTAGGTCAACAATATCAGGTTTTATGCGTTACTCATCAACCCTTAGTGGCTGCTTTAGCTGATCACCATTTTCGCGTTTATAAACAAATGATTGCCGAAGATAATTCCACTAATCTCTCGGAAATTCGCACGGTTGTCCGGGTTACTTCTCTCGATAATCGTCAGACGAGAAGGGAAGAATTGGCACAATTAACGGGAGGAAATTCGGCAGCGGCTGCCATCGCTTTTGCCGAGTCTTTATTGGAGAAAGCGGCTGCCAAAAAACAGCAGGATTTAACCTTGAAATTGGCTGATTAA
- a CDS encoding PEP-CTERM sorting domain-containing protein (PEP-CTERM proteins occur, often in large numbers, in the proteomes of bacteria that also encode an exosortase, a predicted intramembrane cysteine proteinase. The presence of a PEP-CTERM domain at a protein's C-terminus predicts cleavage within the sorting domain, followed by covalent anchoring to some some component of the (usually Gram-negative) cell surface. Many PEP-CTERM proteins exhibit an unusual sequence composition that includes large numbers of potential glycosylation sites. Expression of one such protein has been shown restore the ability of a bacterium to form floc, a type of biofilm.): protein MATKSPKLFESLRSMTAMTVTTVSLTLAAASSASAATVFGFQDAYAPINWTLTNSNADGFVDTTGAPASISLTGGDNGSGSSGTTDYTTTAAAAGTVTFDWDYSTQDALVDSLCSNLPNGFCDPFIVLVNGVGTIPLNPSGGRTQSGTSTFNVLAGDSFGFVIVTADNSSGRGSVTISNFSAPGPMAPPPTSVPEPSTVLSLLVLGGLGAGLKYLKRN, encoded by the coding sequence ATGGCCACCAAATCGCCAAAATTATTCGAGTCATTGCGGTCTATGACCGCAATGACTGTCACTACTGTTAGCCTCACTCTAGCCGCTGCTTCTAGTGCTAGTGCCGCAACAGTGTTCGGTTTCCAAGATGCCTACGCTCCCATTAATTGGACATTGACCAATAGTAATGCCGACGGGTTCGTCGATACCACCGGCGCTCCCGCGTCCATTAGCCTGACTGGGGGGGACAATGGTTCTGGCAGTTCTGGAACCACAGACTACACCACCACTGCGGCTGCGGCTGGGACGGTGACGTTTGATTGGGACTATTCGACTCAGGATGCTTTGGTGGATAGTTTATGTAGCAATCTTCCTAATGGTTTCTGTGACCCTTTCATTGTCCTCGTCAACGGGGTAGGGACTATCCCACTCAATCCTTCTGGAGGTAGAACTCAGAGCGGGACATCGACGTTTAACGTCCTAGCTGGCGACAGCTTCGGTTTCGTTATTGTCACTGCGGACAACAGTTCCGGACGGGGTAGTGTGACGATTTCTAACTTTTCGGCTCCCGGACCGATGGCACCGCCACCGACATCTGTTCCCGAACCGTCAACTGTGCTGAGTTTGCTGGTGCTAGGAGGCTTAGGCGCTGGACTGAAGTACCTTAAGCGGAATTGA
- a CDS encoding Gfo/Idh/MocA family oxidoreductase has protein sequence MYSTLIIGSGNRIKTNYLPALSCVKEHFEITGVHSRTEAKRNAVAQKWGIPSIEKLEQVDFSKVDLVILSITLKNNKQVLQKLAPYSSNLILIIDTPVLPLNDLDAVKVLNKFKKVIVTEDFMNFPQFDLMREFVKKGFLGKLQKIFLEQSGYRYHGLALIRSFSNFEKIVYSQIVSSSQQDVNINYKFKNGLLGCVKEPYKRLDGAITLVGDQGILATEEKRIENGLSLYRLKEIWEQENFQGFKIEGENVNLSSQVRFYDSIKSMPNNENNSHFNVLKTCGLIQVFQSLLELNTHSKYTVLDGLYDNIISSLARKYNQFWDFSGLSFRLKLYLSQMPYR, from the coding sequence ATGTATTCTACTTTAATCATCGGATCGGGAAATCGGATCAAAACTAACTATCTACCAGCTTTAAGCTGTGTTAAGGAGCATTTTGAAATTACTGGAGTTCACTCAAGAACAGAAGCTAAACGAAATGCGGTTGCTCAAAAGTGGGGAATTCCTAGTATAGAGAAATTAGAGCAAGTAGATTTTTCCAAAGTAGATTTAGTGATCTTGTCTATTACCTTAAAAAACAATAAACAAGTTTTACAAAAATTAGCTCCATATTCTTCTAATTTAATTTTAATTATCGATACTCCCGTTTTGCCTTTAAATGATTTGGATGCTGTTAAAGTATTAAATAAATTTAAAAAAGTAATTGTCACGGAAGATTTTATGAATTTTCCACAATTTGATTTAATGCGAGAATTTGTCAAAAAAGGATTTTTAGGTAAACTACAAAAAATTTTTTTAGAGCAGTCGGGATATAGATATCATGGATTGGCTTTAATTCGCTCATTCTCGAACTTTGAAAAAATTGTTTATTCTCAAATAGTATCTTCAAGTCAACAAGATGTAAACATAAATTATAAGTTTAAAAATGGATTACTTGGTTGTGTTAAAGAACCTTATAAGCGATTAGATGGTGCGATAACTCTAGTAGGGGATCAAGGTATTTTAGCAACGGAAGAAAAAAGGATTGAAAATGGCTTATCTTTATATAGATTGAAAGAAATTTGGGAACAAGAAAATTTTCAAGGTTTTAAAATTGAAGGAGAAAATGTAAATTTATCAAGCCAAGTCCGATTCTATGATAGCATAAAAAGTATGCCTAATAATGAGAATAATTCGCATTTTAACGTTTTAAAAACTTGTGGATTAATTCAAGTCTTCCAGTCTTTATTAGAACTGAATACTCATAGCAAATATACCGTTTTAGATGGATTATACGATAACATCATATCCTCTTTAGCAAGAAAATACAATCAATTTTGGGATTTTTCTGGCCTAAGCTTTAGATTAAAACTATATTTAAGCCAAATGCCTTATCGTTAG
- a CDS encoding Fur family transcriptional regulator → MDNVEVKQKPIRCLEDAIERCQTLGMRVSRQRRYILELLWQAQEHLSAREIYDRLNLQGKNIGHTSVYQNLEALSGQGIIESVERWDGRLYGNISDSHSHVNCLDSQEIIDVHIQLPPELIKQIEASTGVKITDYRIDFYGYKQNK, encoded by the coding sequence ATGGACAATGTGGAGGTAAAACAAAAACCGATCCGCTGTTTAGAAGATGCGATCGAAAGGTGTCAAACTTTAGGAATGCGGGTTAGTCGTCAGCGTCGCTATATTTTAGAATTGCTGTGGCAAGCGCAGGAACACCTATCAGCGCGAGAAATTTATGATCGTCTCAATCTGCAAGGAAAAAACATCGGTCATACCTCAGTGTACCAAAACCTAGAGGCTCTATCGGGTCAAGGCATTATCGAATCTGTGGAACGCTGGGACGGCAGACTCTACGGGAACATCAGCGATTCCCACAGTCACGTCAATTGTCTGGACAGCCAAGAAATCATCGATGTGCATATCCAACTTCCCCCGGAATTAATTAAACAGATCGAGGCATCGACGGGGGTAAAAATTACCGATTATCGCATCGATTTCTATGGCTATAAACAAAACAAATGA
- the rppA gene encoding two-component system response regulator RppA, which translates to MRILIVDDEKELTEPLEQILAQEGYDVDIANNGRTGLELARENNYDLLILDWMLPQQSGLQICQYLRNQGDTTPVLFLTAKDTIDDRVAGLDAGADDYLVKPFQLRELLARVRALLRRSPNFEASNSSKLKCADLELDSENQVAYRHGRTISLSAKEVQLLTLFMTHPGQLLTHEQIYQHLWSEGEQPNSNVVPALMRLLRRKIEAAGETSLINTVYGKGYRFGEN; encoded by the coding sequence ATGCGAATACTTATCGTTGACGATGAAAAAGAATTAACCGAACCCTTAGAACAAATTCTTGCTCAAGAAGGCTATGACGTTGATATTGCCAATAATGGTCGGACGGGTTTAGAATTGGCACGAGAGAATAATTATGACCTCTTAATTCTCGATTGGATGTTACCCCAGCAATCCGGATTACAAATCTGTCAATATTTACGCAATCAAGGGGACACCACTCCCGTTTTATTTCTAACCGCTAAGGATACCATAGACGATCGAGTGGCGGGATTAGATGCCGGTGCTGATGATTATTTAGTCAAACCCTTTCAACTGCGAGAATTATTAGCGAGAGTCCGCGCTTTATTGCGTCGTTCTCCCAACTTTGAAGCTAGTAATAGCAGTAAATTAAAATGTGCTGATTTAGAACTCGATAGCGAAAATCAAGTAGCCTATCGTCACGGTCGCACGATTAGTTTATCAGCAAAAGAAGTACAATTATTGACTTTATTTATGACCCATCCGGGGCAACTTCTCACCCATGAACAAATTTATCAGCATCTCTGGTCAGAAGGAGAGCAACCTAATAGTAATGTGGTTCCTGCCCTGATGCGCTTGCTGCGTCGTAAAATCGAAGCGGCCGGGGAAACATCTCTAATTAATACTGTCTATGGGAAAGGCTACCGTTTCGGGGAAAATTAG
- a CDS encoding DUF3685 domain-containing protein encodes MIDRPLTLIIIDNDPIFRLGLVQALSQIENITIVTEGDLETIFALTLNPSPEIILIDPLFDWSYCEILHSRYPESKIVLLTFPLDSRQQLIARELGIAGYIPKGTNLEQFITILGQISRDESHDVVPSPLTIATRASLAPSHWLITAGKTGLNRIESELHLIDLHLNQQSLSGFDRFYWQGRKRELLAALWLVRKLIPLEGSYYNSASATPPVIINNIDRELPILSRERPLCVSAVFESTLAVIRSPLINRTKISFEIDVLQDNRQRELLYLVLDEIRKNVDEMRYLQISSGELTSRLNLIIYDIWEKVTRKFLEINASVYEEISKSRLNEIILEEREAIQTEILNKIPFTLDLFSYLLYENSLTIDGVEYRANAPETIARAEILLQNIIHNLANAVTVIILNNFSEYERVKQKLYRSEFLIARKLAKIRNELSWKYRRQQYWQEPKDIFESQYQLFHYSEGQIKSLAIYSPRQEELNSLTGIAWLVSIALELRDSLSPRLRAFFRVVGKGVVYILIQVIGRGIGLVIRGVLQGVGNTWQEVKGKKEL; translated from the coding sequence GTGATCGATCGCCCTCTCACCCTAATTATCATCGATAATGACCCGATTTTTCGCTTGGGTCTGGTGCAGGCCTTATCGCAGATAGAAAATATTACTATCGTCACCGAAGGGGATTTAGAAACAATTTTCGCCTTGACTCTTAATCCGTCCCCCGAAATTATCCTTATCGATCCTCTTTTTGATTGGTCTTACTGTGAAATTCTCCACTCTCGCTACCCCGAAAGTAAAATTGTTTTATTAACCTTTCCTCTCGATTCCCGACAGCAACTAATCGCCAGAGAATTAGGAATCGCCGGTTATATTCCCAAAGGCACAAACCTAGAGCAATTTATCACTATTTTAGGGCAAATTTCCCGGGATGAATCCCACGATGTTGTCCCTTCTCCTCTCACCATTGCTACCCGTGCAAGTTTAGCTCCTAGTCATTGGTTAATCACTGCGGGCAAAACGGGATTAAATCGCATCGAAAGTGAATTACATTTAATTGATCTCCACCTCAATCAACAGTCTTTATCCGGCTTTGATCGCTTTTACTGGCAGGGGAGAAAACGAGAACTTTTAGCGGCTCTATGGCTAGTGAGAAAACTAATTCCCCTCGAAGGTAGCTATTACAATTCAGCTTCAGCGACACCCCCGGTAATAATTAACAATATCGATCGAGAATTACCAATTTTAAGCCGCGAGCGTCCCCTCTGTGTTTCGGCGGTTTTTGAATCGACTTTAGCAGTTATTCGATCGCCTTTAATTAATAGAACCAAGATTAGTTTTGAAATTGATGTTTTACAGGATAATCGGCAACGGGAATTATTGTATTTAGTTCTCGATGAAATTCGTAAAAATGTCGATGAGATGAGATATTTACAGATTAGTAGCGGGGAATTAACCAGTCGCTTAAATCTGATTATTTACGATATCTGGGAGAAAGTTACCCGTAAATTTTTAGAAATTAATGCCTCGGTTTATGAGGAAATTAGTAAAAGTAGGCTTAACGAAATTATTTTGGAAGAAAGAGAGGCAATTCAAACAGAAATCCTCAATAAAATTCCTTTTACTCTTGACTTATTTTCCTATTTATTGTACGAAAATAGTTTAACTATTGACGGAGTAGAATACCGGGCTAATGCTCCTGAAACCATCGCCAGAGCCGAAATTCTCCTGCAAAATATCATTCATAATCTTGCCAATGCAGTGACAGTAATTATTCTCAATAACTTCTCGGAATACGAAAGAGTTAAACAAAAACTTTACCGTTCAGAATTTCTCATCGCCAGAAAATTAGCTAAAATCCGCAATGAATTATCTTGGAAATACCGACGGCAACAATATTGGCAAGAACCTAAAGATATCTTTGAAAGTCAATATCAATTATTTCACTATAGCGAGGGACAAATCAAATCTCTAGCCATTTATTCCCCCCGACAGGAAGAATTAAATAGTTTAACAGGTATAGCTTGGTTAGTTTCGATCGCCTTAGAATTAAGAGACTCTTTATCTCCGCGTTTACGCGCTTTTTTTCGGGTGGTGGGTAAGGGAGTAGTCTATATTCTTATCCAAGTTATCGGTCGCGGTATTGGGTTAGTAATTCGCGGGGTTTTACAGGGAGTCGGTAACACTTGGCAGGAAGTCAAAGGTAAAAAGGAATTATGA
- a CDS encoding IS630-like element ISMae21 family transposase: protein MSYSLDLRKKVIDYVENGGSITKAAALFNIGRATIYRWLGREKLEATKVKHRQRKLDWKALSKDVQENPEARLRDRAEKFGVRPSAICYALKKMKITRKKKELRYRERNREERMKYYRVLRELIKTYGSESLVFIDESGFEEFQACLYAWSKKGKKVLGDRQGKRGKRENLVAGRRKGKKDFIAPMVFTRSLNAEGFEGWLSLYLLPSLTITSVLIMDNAPIHRKTVIKQLVEEAGHQVVFLPKYSPDLNDIEHDFSALKRARMYAPVGTPLDEIIRTYCVA, encoded by the coding sequence ATGTCTTATAGCCTAGACTTGAGAAAAAAAGTAATCGATTATGTAGAGAATGGGGGAAGCATAACCAAAGCCGCCGCTCTATTTAATATAGGAAGAGCGACGATATATAGATGGCTAGGTAGGGAAAAACTGGAAGCAACAAAGGTAAAACACCGTCAGAGAAAGCTGGACTGGAAAGCACTGTCAAAAGATGTCCAAGAAAATCCCGAGGCAAGATTAAGAGACAGAGCCGAGAAGTTTGGAGTGAGACCAAGTGCCATTTGCTATGCCTTAAAAAAAATGAAAATTACCAGAAAAAAGAAGGAACTTCGTTATAGAGAAAGAAACCGAGAAGAAAGAATGAAATACTACAGAGTGCTGAGAGAATTGATTAAAACATATGGAAGTGAAAGCCTTGTATTCATTGATGAGTCAGGGTTTGAAGAATTTCAAGCCTGCCTTTATGCCTGGTCAAAAAAAGGGAAGAAAGTATTGGGAGATAGACAAGGAAAACGAGGAAAAAGAGAAAACCTTGTCGCCGGGAGAAGAAAGGGAAAAAAAGACTTTATTGCCCCGATGGTATTTACGAGAAGCCTGAATGCCGAAGGTTTTGAAGGGTGGTTATCTTTATATTTATTGCCCTCTCTAACCATAACATCAGTATTAATTATGGATAATGCACCAATTCATCGGAAGACAGTCATTAAACAACTGGTAGAAGAAGCAGGTCATCAGGTAGTGTTTTTGCCAAAATACTCTCCTGATTTAAATGATATCGAACATGATTTTAGTGCATTAAAGAGGGCAAGAATGTATGCTCCTGTGGGGACACCCCTTGATGAAATTATTCGTACTTATTGTGTCGCCTAG
- a CDS encoding DUF2157 domain-containing protein, producing MRLEREDFDWAVQQNLITASQAENLWTAFLSRYPQEDEVNRPRFNFANVAYYFGALIVISALGWFMNEAWESFGGAGLFFIALFYAICFIFTGKNLYFQQNLKIPGGLLFTMAVAMTPLAIYGLQRWTGYWQAGYPGIYRDFHIWIKGSWFLMELGTIIAGLITLRFVKFSFLTAPIAFSLWYMSMDLTSLLFGENEYTWRLRLWVSFWFGIACLITAYLIDVRQRRSRGDFAFWLYLFGLIMFWFSLSLLIEDNEAQRFLYCLTNLGLMLLSVLLKRRLFVVFGGIGVFAYLSYLSYRLFADSIFFPFALTVLGLAIIYMGVLYQRHYPTLARFIESYIPLEWRNLLPKDR from the coding sequence ATGAGACTAGAAAGAGAAGATTTTGATTGGGCGGTACAACAAAACCTAATTACTGCCAGCCAAGCTGAAAATTTATGGACAGCTTTTTTATCCCGTTATCCCCAAGAAGATGAAGTTAATCGTCCTCGCTTTAATTTCGCTAATGTAGCCTATTATTTTGGGGCATTAATTGTTATCTCTGCTCTGGGGTGGTTTATGAACGAAGCTTGGGAGAGTTTCGGCGGTGCGGGCCTATTTTTTATCGCCCTGTTTTATGCAATTTGTTTTATTTTTACGGGAAAAAATCTCTATTTTCAGCAAAACCTCAAAATCCCCGGCGGCCTTTTATTCACTATGGCAGTGGCAATGACTCCCTTAGCAATCTACGGTTTACAACGCTGGACAGGATACTGGCAAGCTGGATATCCGGGCATCTATCGAGATTTCCATATATGGATTAAAGGTAGTTGGTTTTTAATGGAATTAGGCACGATTATCGCAGGATTAATAACTTTAAGATTTGTTAAATTTTCCTTTTTAACTGCACCGATCGCTTTTAGTCTGTGGTATATGTCAATGGACTTAACCTCTTTACTATTTGGAGAGAACGAATATACATGGAGACTGCGACTGTGGGTATCCTTTTGGTTTGGAATTGCCTGTTTAATAACGGCCTATTTAATTGATGTACGTCAGCGTCGCAGTCGGGGAGATTTTGCTTTTTGGCTATACCTATTCGGATTGATTATGTTTTGGTTTAGTCTATCTCTTCTCATCGAGGATAATGAAGCGCAACGATTTTTGTACTGTCTAACTAACTTGGGATTGATGTTATTATCAGTCCTGCTAAAAAGAAGATTATTTGTGGTTTTTGGAGGTATTGGAGTATTTGCCTATCTTTCCTATCTCTCCTATCGTCTCTTTGCCGATTCAATTTTCTTTCCCTTTGCCCTAACCGTCCTAGGACTTGCTATTATCTATATGGGAGTTTTGTATCAGCGTCATTACCCAACCCTGGCTAGATTTATCGAAAGTTATATCCCTCTCGAATGGCGCAATTTATTACCCAAAGATAGATAA
- a CDS encoding FkbM family methyltransferase — MSKISNFFKKALNKILQTKYPFTPQKVLKLLPAKILGKISDNSLKTIPIKGIVENKLSNGKLLLMKTEGNDRIASLCFFKGIYGFETETITVFEQLLKHCKVFLDIGANIGFYSLFAALNNTDETIKIYSFEPLPLVFSRLKENIQLNKTSNIYPICAAINNYDGSVELLVKKHGFSMPTLSRIKVSKSQESSELINVESLKVDTFVSKNNIPQVDLIKIDIEGAEMNAIQGAKQVIQRDHPIIIYESGGRKQARNIHNTVSETVNYLCFLMTNEGLVPVDKISTENFGYNYLLVPQEKMSIINAISKVL, encoded by the coding sequence ATGAGTAAAATTTCTAATTTTTTCAAAAAAGCTCTGAACAAGATATTACAGACTAAATATCCTTTTACACCTCAAAAAGTTTTAAAATTACTGCCAGCAAAAATTTTAGGGAAAATATCTGATAATTCTTTGAAAACAATACCCATTAAGGGAATAGTAGAAAATAAACTGTCCAATGGAAAATTATTGTTAATGAAAACTGAAGGAAATGATCGGATCGCTTCACTATGTTTTTTTAAAGGAATATATGGTTTCGAAACAGAAACAATTACAGTATTTGAACAATTGCTTAAGCATTGTAAAGTTTTTCTAGATATTGGAGCTAATATAGGGTTTTATTCGTTATTCGCTGCTCTTAACAATACGGATGAAACAATAAAAATTTATTCCTTTGAACCGCTACCCCTAGTTTTTTCACGACTAAAAGAGAATATTCAGCTTAATAAAACTTCAAATATATACCCTATTTGTGCAGCCATCAATAATTATGATGGCTCGGTCGAGTTACTGGTTAAAAAACATGGTTTTTCGATGCCAACCCTTTCCAGAATAAAGGTATCAAAATCCCAAGAGTCTTCAGAATTAATTAATGTTGAGTCGTTAAAAGTTGATACATTTGTAAGCAAAAATAACATTCCTCAAGTTGATTTAATAAAAATAGATATTGAGGGAGCAGAGATGAATGCGATTCAAGGAGCTAAACAAGTTATTCAAAGAGATCACCCTATTATTATTTATGAAAGTGGTGGGAGAAAACAAGCAAGAAATATCCACAACACAGTTTCAGAAACGGTCAATTATTTGTGCTTCTTAATGACCAATGAGGGATTAGTTCCTGTTGATAAAATTAGTACAGAAAACTTCGGGTATAATTATCTGCTTGTTCCTCAGGAGAAGATGTCAATAATAAACGCAATATCTAAGGTATTATGA
- a CDS encoding phytanoyl-CoA dioxygenase family protein produces the protein MSPFEALVEKGFFLNSLSYSPKLIEEWNMLLSPLFIVQEDKGRAYVKANVLFELGILDKIFNEQIQSLLCHLMPDAIFYHCHAYEIKASQAQSHIHWGENLGWHRDEECAFEYNPKGANHISMFIYLTDVDEENGPFEIRLASPFSYFKPKEKTLKVIDKAGAVFFFNRFFWHRACPNYSSSRRRVIKFSFQPRGLNNGRINLTEFVELRKLAAPKNVFLEYLANPDHPAKSLQEIISQPSLCEPYPSVIIPSFNSSMDLGLKYLLKHNWKLLKQKLKKNSLETELLPSKNY, from the coding sequence ATGAGTCCCTTTGAAGCATTAGTAGAAAAAGGTTTTTTCTTAAATAGCTTATCTTATTCACCAAAACTTATTGAAGAATGGAATATGTTACTAAGCCCTCTTTTTATTGTTCAAGAGGATAAGGGTAGAGCCTATGTAAAAGCCAATGTACTTTTTGAGCTTGGCATTCTAGATAAAATTTTTAATGAGCAAATACAATCTCTACTTTGTCATTTAATGCCAGATGCTATCTTTTATCATTGTCATGCTTATGAGATTAAGGCCTCCCAAGCGCAATCACATATTCATTGGGGAGAAAATCTCGGTTGGCATAGAGATGAAGAATGTGCTTTTGAATATAATCCTAAGGGAGCCAACCACATCAGCATGTTTATTTATCTAACAGATGTGGATGAAGAAAATGGCCCATTTGAAATTAGATTGGCATCGCCATTCTCATATTTTAAACCGAAAGAAAAAACCTTGAAAGTTATAGACAAGGCTGGAGCCGTTTTCTTTTTTAATCGATTTTTCTGGCATCGAGCTTGTCCAAATTATAGTTCTAGTCGACGACGAGTTATTAAATTTTCTTTCCAGCCTCGTGGGTTGAACAATGGTCGCATAAATTTAACTGAATTTGTAGAGTTGCGAAAACTTGCTGCCCCCAAGAATGTTTTTTTAGAATATTTAGCTAATCCAGATCACCCAGCTAAATCTCTACAAGAAATAATCAGTCAGCCATCCTTGTGCGAACCGTATCCGAGTGTAATAATCCCATCTTTCAACTCTTCTATGGATCTGGGGTTAAAATATTTACTTAAACATAATTGGAAACTACTTAAGCAAAAATTGAAAAAAAACTCTCTTGAAACCGAATTATTACCTAGCAAAAACTATTAA